Genomic DNA from Caldicellulosiruptor hydrothermalis 108:
AGGCACTTGAATTTATTCATAATCAACCTCCTACAAAATGGATTTGTTTAGCAAAAACTTCTTTGTTATTTTAATTTAAAAAAAATTTTTTGTCAAATCACCTTAAAAGTCAAGAAATTTTCTTGACTTGCAACACCTTTCATATATGAATTTTATACCTTTTGCCCATACTCTATACAAAAATTTTATCAACTTTAAACTAATTTTTATGCCATTTATGTGTCTTAAGAGTATTTCATTGGTTTGAATGCCCTTTTTTGTATTTAACAAAATTTTGAAAAGTCATATTAGCAAATCCATAGTTTATCTTTCTGTTTATTCTATGAAAAAAAGAGTAAAATAGATAGTGTAAAAACTTGTTTTAAGAGATGATGGAAATATGATTGAATTTTTGAAATACATGGTTGACAATTTCGGACTTTGGGGAATATTTTTGATATTGGCTGTGGAAGGGCTTGGAATTCCATTCCCCACCCAGATTGCTTACCTTGGCGCAGTAGCACTTTTAAACTTTCACAAATTTACACCTTTTACATTGATAATGGTGATATCTCTGGGAAATCTTTGTGGAAATGTGGTTGTGAACCTTCTTCTCAGAAGTGGAAGAAAGAAAATAATAAGTTTTTTTGAAAGGCTTTTGAGGATAAAAAAAGAGACGCTTGAGAGCGTCAACAGCTTTTTTGTAAAATATGGAATATTTGCTGTGCCGGTAGCAAGAATAATAGGAGTTCCGCGCACCCCCGTTATTTTCTTGGCAGGAATTAGTAAAATGAATTTCTATGAATATGTCATATCCTCATTTATTGGCAATACCATCTGGGCAACATTTTATGTGTATTTTTATTGGTATGGGTTTAGCTTTTTCAAATTTCTTTATAAAAAAGACACACATCTTTTCTGGCTTGCCATCTTAGTGTTGGTTTTTATTGTAATATTAGCATGGACCATATTTTTAAAGCTATGGAGAAGAAGGAGAAGAATTTGAGGTACTTCTTTCAAGCAGCTGCTCTAAAGTCACGTTCGAAATACCGCCTGAAAGGTTATAAACCTTTCTAAATCCGTTTTGCTGCAGAATGTTCTGGGCGATATTTGAACTTACCCCGCTGTTACAGTATACAATTATCTGCTTGTCTTTTGGAAGCAGATTCATTTTATTTTGCAGCATCTCAAGAGGAATATTTACAGCACCCTTTATGTGCTTGATTTTATACTGCTCAGGCGTCCTAACATCCAGAACAACAAAATCTTCACCTTTTTGCATCTTTTCCAAAAGCTTTTCCTGCGTACAATTAAATTTTCTCTTGTCAAGAAAGTTTGACATAACCATGCCAACATAGTGAACAGGGTCTTTTGCAGACGAAAATGGCGGTGCATAAGCTAAATCAAGCTGGAAAAGATCATCTGTTGTGAGCCCTGCCCAGATGGCTGTTGCCAAAACGTCTATCCTTTTGTCAACTCCTTTTGTGCCAACAATTTGGGCACCTATAATTTTTCGCGAGGAAAGTTCGGCTAAAGCTTTTATTGTCATCTTTTCAGACCCAGGATACGCCGTTGTTATATGCGGTTTTGTAATGTGCCCTACATCATACTCAATTCCATCCTGCTGTGCCATCTTTTCTGTATAGCCTGTTTGTGCAACTGTAAGGTCAAACACTTTGAAAATTGATGTTGCCAAAATGCCACTGAACTTCATGCTACCACCTGTTGCATTTTCACCTGCTATTCTTCCCATCTTGTTAGCCGTTGAGCCAAGTGGCACGTACATGGTTTTGCCATTTAGCTTGAAATACACAGCAGCACAGTCACCTGCTGCAAAGATTCCTTCAATGTTTGTTCTCATATACTCATCAACCTTGATAGCTCCATTTGGCAAAAGCTGTATACCACTTCCTTCTAAAAATTGGGTAGAAGGTCTTACTCCCACTGCAAGCAAAACAAAGTCTGCCTCCACTTTGCTACCGTCGCTCAAAATGGCTCTTTTTACTCTCTTGTCTCCTTCAAACCTCAAAACGGAGGTGCTGGTTTTTATCCTAACACCTTTTTGTTCAAGATAGCTCTCAACAAGCCTTGCCATGTCACTATCCAAGTTTGGAAGAATATTTTCCTGTTTTTCCACAATGCATACATCCATCCCCAAAACCTTCAAAGCTTCTGCCATTTCAAGTCCAATGTACCCACCACCAACTATCAAGGCTTTCTTGGGAAAATAGGTATTTATAAACTCTTTTATTCTATCTGCATCCTTGACATTTCGAAGGACAAATATGCCCTCAAGCTCTATGCCATCAATCTGGGGTATCACAGGATGTGCTCCTGTTGCTATAATTAACTTGTCAAAACTATTTTCAAAGGTATTACCAGTATTTAAATCCTTGACAATCACCTTTTTGTTTTGTACATCAACTTTTAAAACCTCATGAGCTGTTCTCACATCAACATTAAACTTTTTGAAATATTGGCTATCTCTTGGAACAATGCTTTTCCTGTTATCTATCACACCCGAAATATAGTATGCAAGAGAACAACCAGAGTATGATATGTCAGTGTCTTTGTCATATACAATGATTTCAGCTTTGTCATCATTTCGTCTTATTTTCATCGCAGCTGTCATCCCACCTGCAACAGCACCAATCACTATATACTTCATCTTTTATTTTCACCATCCTTTTTAAAAGTCTTTTTTCGATTCTAATATACCCTTTTGCTATCCATTTAAAAACACATCTTTGTGTAAAAATTTTCCTTAAAAATATTTTTACAATTGCGAAACACAAAACCCAATTTTATGTGGGATAATATAATTGAAAGAAAAATTCAAAATGAAAAGAGGTGATTTTTCAGTGAAAAGGATAAAGACAATAATTGGTATAGGACTTATTGCAATCCTGATTTTAAGTGTAAGCCTTGCATTTGCAGGTTCTTCAAAGGCAAGCCTTCCGGTAGCTTTCAAGGGCAATCTTACAAAGCTCTGTTTTGGAAAATTTGGAAAAGACGCTGCAGGTATAAACCTTGACATCGCTGGCACAATTGAAAATATCCTTGGCATGAAAAAAGAGGATATTCAAAAACAGATTCAAAGTGGAAAGTCTTTCACAGACATCTTAAAGGATAAAGGTCTGACACTTGACCAGTTCAAATCAAAACTTTTAGAAAGTCTTTATGCAAAGATTGATGATGCTGTTAAAAACAACAAAATAACAAGCGACAAAGCAACGCAGTTAAAACAGAGCTTAAAACAGAAAATAGACAGCTGGGACGGAAAGCTTCCTTTCTTTGGTTTTAAAGTCAAAGCATTCTCAAAAGACTTTTACAACCTTGACATGTTAAGCGATATTGCAACAATCCTTGGTATGACAAAAGATAGCCTTTTAAACGAGCTGAAAAATGGAAAGACCATTGCAGACCTAATCAAGTCCAAGAATATTCTTGAGGCGGACTTCAAAAACAAATTAATCTCAATGCAGACTGCAAAAATTGATAAACTCTTGCAGGAAGGTAAAATAACAAAAGACCAGGCAGACAAAATGAAAGAAGCTGTTAAGACAAAAATCTCAAACTGGGACCTTTCAAAGGGATTTGCTCCACGAGGATTTGGCAGAAAATTCAAAGGTGCAGCAGGAATGGACGGCACCATGATGCGCGGATTTGGTACAAAAATGAGAGGATTTTGGCCAAATCAGGGAACAAACCAGAACACAAATAGCTTTTCAACAAATAATGTAGCATTTTAAAAACATAAGGGGCTTTGAGGGATATTTTCCCAAAAAGCCCCTTTTCTTTTTTTTAGAAGTCATAAAAGCAAGACCCTCCAATGAACTCTCTTATGATAGATTGTGGTGGGATTTCTCTTTCGTCCTCAATTGTGAGGATAAAGCTCAAAAAATGCAAAAGCCTCTGTGCTTCGCTATATTCCTCATCTTCTCTTGTGATTGTCCTAAGTAGCGGTACGGCATATTTTTTCAAAACAGCAAGCTCATAAATTAGTGCTGAATTGAACATGGCATCTGCCATCTCCTGGTATGGAAAAATGTTTTTCTCCTCGCCGTTTCTAACAGACGGCCACATAGAAATTGTTCTTTTAGCAGTTGCACCCCTTGTTCTTGCATCCCTTACAATCCTTCTCAGTATTCTATAATCTGTTGTCTGTATTCTGTTGTGTTTGTCAAGATTTAAATGTGTCAAGGCACTTACATATATTCTGAACTTATTTTCATCAGGTATCATTGGGGTAAGTCTGTTGTTTAGTCCATGTATCCCCTCGATTATTATTATGTCGTTCTTTTCAAGCTTGACAGGTCTTTCAAACGTCCTTTTTCGCTCTATGAAATTAAACCGTGGCAGAACAACCTCCTTGCCATCTATTAAATCTTTCAGCTGTTTGTTAAAAAGCTCAACATCAATAGCTTCAATCGATTCATAGTCAGGCTTGCCGTTTTCGTCAAGTGGAACTTTATCTTCAAAAAAGTAATCGTCAAGACCTATATAAACAGGATTTTTGCCATTTACTTTAAGCTGGATAGAAAGCCTCTGTGCAAAGGTTGTTTTTCCAGATGATGATGGTCCGGATATCAAAACAACTTTTATCAGCGGATTTTGCGAAATCTGGTCAGCTAAGTATGCTATCTTTTTTTCGTGCAGGGCTTCCGAGACTCTTATAAATTCTCTTATCTTTCCGCTTGCTATCACCTCATTGAGCTCACCGATGCTGCTTACCCCAAGTATCTTGCCCCAGTTTTTGTACTCGTGGTATACTGCAAACAGTTTCTTGTTCTCAACAAACTCTTGAAGTTTAAACGGGTCTGACTTGTCTGGGTACAAAAGCACCATACCATCGTGGTATTGAATTAAGTCAAAAATTTTTAGATATCCTGTGGAGGGCACAAGATGACCATAAAAATAATCAACATAATCCCCACAGTAGTAAATGTAAACATAGTCGTTTTCTGAAAACTTTATTGTTCTTGCTTTATCGTAAAAGCCTTTTTCTTCAAAAAGTTTAACTGCATCCTCTTTTGACACCTTTTCTCTTCTAAATTGAAAATCCTGCTCCACTATCCATTTCATCTTTTGTTTTATAAGCTCTATGTCCTGGCTGCTTAGCTTTCTGTTTTCAACCTCACAGTAAAGCCCTTTTGAAAGAGAATGCTGAACATTCACAGCTTCTTTAAAAAGCATCCTTGTTGCAACAATCAAAACAAAAATGAGGCTTCTTCTGTAAATCCTCATACCATCTTCCTGTGTCATGTCAATAAACTTTACTTTGCAATTCTTAGAGATTACATATTTTAACTCTTTTATCTCATTGTCAACCTTTGCAGCAACTATAGGAGATTTAAAATAACTTTCAAACCTTGGAACAAAGCTCAAAAGATTTGTCCCAACCTCTACATCTTCATATACATTTACATCTTCAAAAAATACCCTGACAGTGCTACTGCCTTTCTGCACCAAAGTCGCCCCCTTTGCTTTTTAGTTTTTCGTCGTACATTCTCATATCAGCAATCTTAAGAAGCTCATCAAGGCTGGTTGTATCGTCTGGATACACAGCAACTCCACAGCTTACTCTTATCTTTTTGGGAAGCTGAAGTTCTGATTCCTTTTCTATCAATTGTTTTATATTTTTAATTCTATCTTCTATAGCATCTTTGCTGCAATTTTTGAATATAACTGCAAATTCATCTCCTCCAAGCCTTGCTGGAATATCTGTTTTTCGGATATTGTCTCTTATAATCCTACCAATCATCCTTATAGCTTTGTCTCCCACGCTATGTCCGTAAAAATCGTTCAAAAGCTTTAGATTATCCATATCGAAAAAAGCTACACAAAACTTGTTTTTGTACCTATCTGCAGCTATTGACTCTAAAATCAACTCCTTTATAAAGTACCTTCTGTTGTAAAGACCTGTAAGCTCATCCTCTGTGGATAAATTCCTTATCTTCTCAATTCTCTCAATCTGAGAAAGAAGAGCTTGAGAAAAATTCATAAAGATTGTAAGACCATCTTTGAGTTCATCAGTTATGTTAAAGTTTTTAATCTTCGAATAGCAAATCAGAAAACCTACAAGCCTGTTATATCTGTGAACAGGGACATATACTACACTCTGAAAGGCCTGAGATATTTTATTTTTCAGAACCTTACAATCAAAAAGGTTTTCGAATTCGTTTATATCAAATATACTAATTTGCATTATCTGTGAAAGCTTTTGTGTAATTTTTATTTCTACATCAATACCCTCAAATTCATCTTGTGCACTTTCATCTCTGAATACAACAAGTTTATAATTCTCATCCTCTTGATGGTAATAAAAGCAAATTCTTGGAAACGTCTTTGAATACGCTTCATAGATGAACTCAACAAGAAGTTCAAAGCTCTTTTGTATATCAAGCCTCTCTTTCAAGACTTCTGTGCTGAATTTTGCCAGGCTGTGTAAAAATTTGACTCTTTGCATTGCTATCGCAAGAAAGATTGCAACAAAGAGATAAAGCATAGCTCCATTTTGGACTGCTTCTGAAAAAAGAACCCCTTTCCTCTTAAAGAGTGCCAGAACTATTTCTCCAACTGCAAAAGCTAAGACAAAGACTCTAAAGCTTTTTGTTTGCTTGAAATAAAAGTTAGTAAAGCTCATATATATCAGCACTAAAATACCAAATGCTATAAGAACTTCGCTGAAAATGTACAAACTACTTGCAGAGGTTTGAGAATGTAAAAAAATAGGAAACTTCTGACCCTTTATTTTTTCAAATATCAACAAAACAATAAATATCAGTGTTACATTTATCCACAGTGAGGCTTTTGACAGGAAATCTTTTAATTTTTCTTTGCATAAAACAGAAAACACAAGCGCATATATTATAAGAAGCTTTGAAAAGATGTTCAAAAAGACAATCGCTTGAATACCTTCCAAGCTATTTATTGTTTCTTTCTCCAAATTTAGTACATATAAGAATTTGAAAACCACAAGTGACAAAAAAACTTTTCCAAAGCTATAAATTAGCGTATTTTTTATTTCTTTACCAAGAAATGCTGACACAATAAATATTCCACTTACTGCAACAACTCCAACTATTTCAAACAGTTTGTAAAAGCAAAATTCTAATTGAGCACTCACAATATCTCATTCCTTTATTTTTGTTTTCTATATTCAAACAGCCTATATTTAATATATTCCCGAAAAAGGGGGATTGATTTTTATTATACTCTACTTTG
This window encodes:
- a CDS encoding DedA family protein, encoding MIEFLKYMVDNFGLWGIFLILAVEGLGIPFPTQIAYLGAVALLNFHKFTPFTLIMVISLGNLCGNVVVNLLLRSGRKKIISFFERLLRIKKETLESVNSFFVKYGIFAVPVARIIGVPRTPVIFLAGISKMNFYEYVISSFIGNTIWATFYVYFYWYGFSFFKFLYKKDTHLFWLAILVLVFIVILAWTIFLKLWRRRRRI
- a CDS encoding GGDEF domain-containing protein, yielding MSAQLEFCFYKLFEIVGVVAVSGIFIVSAFLGKEIKNTLIYSFGKVFLSLVVFKFLYVLNLEKETINSLEGIQAIVFLNIFSKLLIIYALVFSVLCKEKLKDFLSKASLWINVTLIFIVLLIFEKIKGQKFPIFLHSQTSASSLYIFSEVLIAFGILVLIYMSFTNFYFKQTKSFRVFVLAFAVGEIVLALFKRKGVLFSEAVQNGAMLYLFVAIFLAIAMQRVKFLHSLAKFSTEVLKERLDIQKSFELLVEFIYEAYSKTFPRICFYYHQEDENYKLVVFRDESAQDEFEGIDVEIKITQKLSQIMQISIFDINEFENLFDCKVLKNKISQAFQSVVYVPVHRYNRLVGFLICYSKIKNFNITDELKDGLTIFMNFSQALLSQIERIEKIRNLSTEDELTGLYNRRYFIKELILESIAADRYKNKFCVAFFDMDNLKLLNDFYGHSVGDKAIRMIGRIIRDNIRKTDIPARLGGDEFAVIFKNCSKDAIEDRIKNIKQLIEKESELQLPKKIRVSCGVAVYPDDTTSLDELLKIADMRMYDEKLKSKGGDFGAERQ
- a CDS encoding FAD-dependent oxidoreductase, which codes for MKYIVIGAVAGGMTAAMKIRRNDDKAEIIVYDKDTDISYSGCSLAYYISGVIDNRKSIVPRDSQYFKKFNVDVRTAHEVLKVDVQNKKVIVKDLNTGNTFENSFDKLIIATGAHPVIPQIDGIELEGIFVLRNVKDADRIKEFINTYFPKKALIVGGGYIGLEMAEALKVLGMDVCIVEKQENILPNLDSDMARLVESYLEQKGVRIKTSTSVLRFEGDKRVKRAILSDGSKVEADFVLLAVGVRPSTQFLEGSGIQLLPNGAIKVDEYMRTNIEGIFAAGDCAAVYFKLNGKTMYVPLGSTANKMGRIAGENATGGSMKFSGILATSIFKVFDLTVAQTGYTEKMAQQDGIEYDVGHITKPHITTAYPGSEKMTIKALAELSSRKIIGAQIVGTKGVDKRIDVLATAIWAGLTTDDLFQLDLAYAPPFSSAKDPVHYVGMVMSNFLDKRKFNCTQEKLLEKMQKGEDFVVLDVRTPEQYKIKHIKGAVNIPLEMLQNKMNLLPKDKQIIVYCNSGVSSNIAQNILQQNGFRKVYNLSGGISNVTLEQLLERSTSNSSPSSP
- a CDS encoding nucleoside kinase encodes the protein MQKGSSTVRVFFEDVNVYEDVEVGTNLLSFVPRFESYFKSPIVAAKVDNEIKELKYVISKNCKVKFIDMTQEDGMRIYRRSLIFVLIVATRMLFKEAVNVQHSLSKGLYCEVENRKLSSQDIELIKQKMKWIVEQDFQFRREKVSKEDAVKLFEEKGFYDKARTIKFSENDYVYIYYCGDYVDYFYGHLVPSTGYLKIFDLIQYHDGMVLLYPDKSDPFKLQEFVENKKLFAVYHEYKNWGKILGVSSIGELNEVIASGKIREFIRVSEALHEKKIAYLADQISQNPLIKVVLISGPSSSGKTTFAQRLSIQLKVNGKNPVYIGLDDYFFEDKVPLDENGKPDYESIEAIDVELFNKQLKDLIDGKEVVLPRFNFIERKRTFERPVKLEKNDIIIIEGIHGLNNRLTPMIPDENKFRIYVSALTHLNLDKHNRIQTTDYRILRRIVRDARTRGATAKRTISMWPSVRNGEEKNIFPYQEMADAMFNSALIYELAVLKKYAVPLLRTITREDEEYSEAQRLLHFLSFILTIEDEREIPPQSIIREFIGGSCFYDF